In Amia ocellicauda isolate fAmiCal2 chromosome 7, fAmiCal2.hap1, whole genome shotgun sequence, one genomic interval encodes:
- the p2ry1 gene encoding P2Y purinoceptor 1 isoform X1, whose translation MYLPFPDNMTAEFNLTALLNVSEIESPIKACSLTRTGFQFYYLPTVYILVFITGLIGNSVAIWMFIFHMKPWSSISVYMFNLALADFFYVLSLPVLIFYYFNKTDWVFGDLMCKLQRFIFHVNLYGSILFLTCISVHRYTGVVHPLKSLGRLKKKNAVCTSALVWLVVVVGISPILYYSRTGSKRNATTCYDTTTEDELPSYFIYSMCTTVFGFCIPFMIILGCYGLIAKALITNDMNNAPLRRKSIHLVIIVLAVFAVSYLPFHVMKNLNLRARLYFQSSEMCDFNNRVYATYQVTRGLASLNSCVDPILYFLAGDTFRRRLSRATRKNSKRSDNTLQSKSEETALHIVSEYTQNGDTRL comes from the coding sequence ATGTACTTGCCTTTTCCAGACAACATGACAGCAGAATTCAACTTGACTGCACTTTTGAATGTCTCAGAGATAGAAAGCCCTATCAAAGCATGCTCCCTGACGAGGACTGGCTTTCAGTTCTACTACCTGCCCACTGTTTACATCCTGGTCTTCATCACTGGACTGATTGGGAACAGCGTGGCCATCTGGATGTTCATCTTCCACATGAAGCCCTGGAGTAGCATATCGGTGTACATGTTCAACCTGGCCCTGGCCGATTTCTTCTACGTCCTGTCCCTCCCCGTGCTGATCTTCTACTACTTCAACAAGACAGATTGGGTTTTTGGGGATCTCATGTGCAAGCTGCAGCGCTTCATCTTCCACGTCAACCTGTACGGGAGCATCCTTTTTCTGACCTGCATCAGCGTGCATAGGTACACAGGGGTGGTTCATCCCCTGAAGTCTCTGGGCAGGTTGAAGAAGAAAAACGCTGTGTGCACCAGCGCTCTGGTgtggctggtggtggtggttggcaTCTCGCCCATCCTCTACTACTCCCGCACCGGTTCCAAGAGAAACGCCACCACTTGCTACGACACCACGACGGAGGATGAGCTGCCCAGTTACTTCATCTACAGCATGTGCACCACTGTGTTCGGCTTCTGCATCCCCTTCATGATCATCCTTGGCTGCTATGGCTTGATCGCCAAAGCGCTGATCACCAACGACATGAACAACGCGCCGTTGAGGAGGAAGTCCATCCACCTGGTGATCATCGTGCTGGCGGTGTTTGCCGTGTCCTATCTCCCCTTCCACGTCATGAAGAACCTGAACCTCAGGGCCAGGCTGTACTTCCAGAGTTCAGAGATGTGTGATTTCAATAACCGGGTGTACGCCACCTACCAAGTAACTCGAGGGCTCGCCAGCTTGAATAGCTGCGTGGATCCAATTTTATACTTTCTGGCCGGGGACACATTCCGGCGACGATTGTCCAGAGCCACCAGAAAAAACTCCAAACGAAGTGACAACACTCTGCAGTCCAAAAGCGAGGAAACTGCCCTCCACATCGTCTCTGAATACACTCAGAATGGAGATACGCGTCTGTGA
- the p2ry1 gene encoding P2Y purinoceptor 1 isoform X2: protein MTAEFNLTALLNVSEIESPIKACSLTRTGFQFYYLPTVYILVFITGLIGNSVAIWMFIFHMKPWSSISVYMFNLALADFFYVLSLPVLIFYYFNKTDWVFGDLMCKLQRFIFHVNLYGSILFLTCISVHRYTGVVHPLKSLGRLKKKNAVCTSALVWLVVVVGISPILYYSRTGSKRNATTCYDTTTEDELPSYFIYSMCTTVFGFCIPFMIILGCYGLIAKALITNDMNNAPLRRKSIHLVIIVLAVFAVSYLPFHVMKNLNLRARLYFQSSEMCDFNNRVYATYQVTRGLASLNSCVDPILYFLAGDTFRRRLSRATRKNSKRSDNTLQSKSEETALHIVSEYTQNGDTRL, encoded by the coding sequence ATGACAGCAGAATTCAACTTGACTGCACTTTTGAATGTCTCAGAGATAGAAAGCCCTATCAAAGCATGCTCCCTGACGAGGACTGGCTTTCAGTTCTACTACCTGCCCACTGTTTACATCCTGGTCTTCATCACTGGACTGATTGGGAACAGCGTGGCCATCTGGATGTTCATCTTCCACATGAAGCCCTGGAGTAGCATATCGGTGTACATGTTCAACCTGGCCCTGGCCGATTTCTTCTACGTCCTGTCCCTCCCCGTGCTGATCTTCTACTACTTCAACAAGACAGATTGGGTTTTTGGGGATCTCATGTGCAAGCTGCAGCGCTTCATCTTCCACGTCAACCTGTACGGGAGCATCCTTTTTCTGACCTGCATCAGCGTGCATAGGTACACAGGGGTGGTTCATCCCCTGAAGTCTCTGGGCAGGTTGAAGAAGAAAAACGCTGTGTGCACCAGCGCTCTGGTgtggctggtggtggtggttggcaTCTCGCCCATCCTCTACTACTCCCGCACCGGTTCCAAGAGAAACGCCACCACTTGCTACGACACCACGACGGAGGATGAGCTGCCCAGTTACTTCATCTACAGCATGTGCACCACTGTGTTCGGCTTCTGCATCCCCTTCATGATCATCCTTGGCTGCTATGGCTTGATCGCCAAAGCGCTGATCACCAACGACATGAACAACGCGCCGTTGAGGAGGAAGTCCATCCACCTGGTGATCATCGTGCTGGCGGTGTTTGCCGTGTCCTATCTCCCCTTCCACGTCATGAAGAACCTGAACCTCAGGGCCAGGCTGTACTTCCAGAGTTCAGAGATGTGTGATTTCAATAACCGGGTGTACGCCACCTACCAAGTAACTCGAGGGCTCGCCAGCTTGAATAGCTGCGTGGATCCAATTTTATACTTTCTGGCCGGGGACACATTCCGGCGACGATTGTCCAGAGCCACCAGAAAAAACTCCAAACGAAGTGACAACACTCTGCAGTCCAAAAGCGAGGAAACTGCCCTCCACATCGTCTCTGAATACACTCAGAATGGAGATACGCGTCTGTGA